In Acidobacteriota bacterium, the DNA window TCGTCCGGCTGGTGATGATGGCTTCCGTCAGAGCTGGTCGTGGACCGGAGGTGAGCAGGAGAGCCAGATGGAGCTCGTCAACCTCGTCGCTCGCATCCCTGGCCGCGATCCGACGCTCCGCGATCAGCCGGTTATGGTGCTGGCGCACATCGATCACCTCGGGAAGGGCTGGCCAGACGTGCGCGAAGGCAACCAGGGCCGGGTTCATCCCGGGGCCGACGACAACGCCTCCGGGGTGGCGGTGCTGCTCGAGCTCGCTCGGACGATGGCAGCGGAGCCTCCGCGCCCACGGCCCGTTATCTTCGCGGTGGTTACCGGCGAGGAGGCCGGCCTGCTCGGATCCAGGCATCTGGTAGGTTCGCTGCCGGAGGATGTGAAACCTTTTGCCTGCGTCAATCTCGATACGGTCGGCCGGCTGGCGGACGGCAAGCTCTACGTGCTCAACACCGACACCGCACGTGAGTGGAGGTTCATCTTCATGGGAGTGGGCTACACCACTGGAGCACCAGTAGCGGTGGTATCCGAGCCGCTCGACGCCTCCGACCAGGTGGCTTGCATTGAAAAAGGAATTCCGGCAGTCCAACTCTTCACCGGGCCGACCCCCGACTACCACCGGCCGTCGGATCGTGCCGAAATCATCGATGCCGAGGGCATGGTAGTGGTGACCACTGCAGCACATGAAGCGGTGGGCTATCTCGCGGAGCGCACCGATCCAATGACAGTGACCATCGCGGCAGCTCGAGGAGGTGGCGTACCTCCTCCGGATCAACAAGCGAAGCGACGAGCCAGCCTGGGCACCATGCCTGACTTTGCCTTCGAGGGCCCGGGAGTGCGGGTTCATCAGGTGATGCCGGGCTCGGCAGCTGACGACGCCGGCATCACCATGGGAGACGTGATCGTGGCAGTGGACGGCGAGCCGGTCACCGATCTTCGCTCCTACTCGGAGTTGCTCAAGGCTCGGGCTCCCGGCGATGCGGTGGAGGTGACGGTTCTAAGAGCGGGTGAGCAGCAGATCATCGAGGCGGTGCTCGGCGCGCGATAGGCGAGAAACCGTCTGGTAGGATGGGTGCGCTGCCTCGTGGCCGTCGGCCTGCATCATTCATGAATATTGCGGGCTAGAAAGGGGTAAGAAATGATCACATTCACCGATACCGCACAGAAGAAAGTGCGTGAGTACATGGACATGAGTGAGGCCGCGAGCCTTGGTGTGAGAGTGGTTGCGCATCGCTTCGGACGCCACCAATTTCGCTACGAGCTGGCTCTGGTCGCGGAGGGCGAGAGCTCCGAGAACGATGTCGTCGTAGATGTGGGCGAATTCAAGGTGTTCATCGATCCCCAAAGTGCCGAGTTTTTGGATGGGACGTCGGTTGATTTCGTGTCCGACACGACTGGCACGGGTTTCATGTTCACCAATCCTCAGGCCGAGGTGCACTGGGACGATCCACTCGCGCAGAAGGTCCAGAAGGTGATCGACGAACGCATCGCACCGTCGCTTGCCGGTCACGGCGGTTGGGTGGAGCTTCTGAAGGTCGATGGTGAGACTGCGACGATTCAGTTCGGTGGTGGGTGCCAGGGATGTGGCATGTCGCAGGTCACCCTCAAGGATGGCATCGAGGCGGCGATTCTGCAGGAGGTGCCGGAGATCAAGCAGGTGCTTGACGATACCGATCACGAGTCGGGCGCCAACCCGTACTACTCACGATGAGCTGAATACCGCTCTGGCCGCAACTTCGCGTGCGCCGGTTGTGATGTTCGTGACACTCCCGACGGGTGTTCCGATTTCCTCATTCCGGATTCAAGCAGGACGGCTCAAATACCGCCGCCGTTTTCGAATATTTCGGTCTTCGGCCGTGACTGGGAAATGGTGGCGCCCGGTGGCACGTCGCGAGTCAACCAGACGTTGCCACCGATGACCGCCCCCTTGCCGATGGTCACTCTCCCGAGAATGGTGGCCCCGGAGTAGATCGTCACGTCGTCCTTAATGATCGGGTGGCGGTCGATGCCCTTGATCGGATTTCCGTCCTCATCGAGAGGAAAACTCTTCGCGCCCAGAGTGACTCCCTGATAAATGCGGACCCGATCGCCGATGATCGCCGTCTCTCCGATCACCACACCTGTACCGTGATCGATGAAGATCTTCTCGCCGATATGGGCCCCCGGATGGATGTCGATGCCGGTCTTGCTGTGAGCATGCTCGGCGATGATGCGCGGTATGAGCGGTACCCCGGAAGAATAGAGGATGTGTGCGATGCGGTGGCAGGTCAGCGCGAGGACTCCCGGGTAGCAGAAGATCGCCTCGGACGGGCTCGAGGCCGCCGGGTCGCCCTCGTATGCAGCGACAGCGTCAAGAGCCAGCCTGCGCCGGATTTCCGGAAGCTCGCGAAGAAAGGCAACCGTGGTCCGGCGGGCCCGCTCGAGGCAGGCAGCCGGGCTTCGGTCGCTTTCGCCCAGCTGGCAGGCGAAGCACAAACCGCGGTGGATCTCATCGACCATGATGAGGGACGCCTGGTGCAGATTCGAACCCATGTGGTAACCGAGGCTCTCCTCGGTCACGTCACGATTTCCGATGTAACCGGGGAAGATCACCGACTGCAGGAGCTCCACCATTTTCTCGACCTCACCGCGCGACGGGAGAGGGTGGCCGGAAAAGGTCTTCTTTAACGGGGTCGCCAGACTGTCGGCCTGGTCCTGCATCTGGTCCACCACCTCTGTGAGTGCGGTATCGATCGCGCTCCCGCCGTGGTCGTGTCCCTCGGGCTCGAAGACTTGAAGTTTTGCCATTCTGTGCTCCCCCCCGTGCAACACTTGATATACGGCTCTTAGTCCCAATTGATGTGTGCGTTGGGGCGGTTCACGCCGAGGAACTGAAACGCACCTTCCCCTGAACGTGTATTCGAAAAGAGTTGCGCGGGTTGACTCTGAAGACTAGAACATTCCGCCGTTGCGGGGCCCCCCCGCGGCGGTGCGTTCTGCCGAACGCTTGCGGTCGTCCGTGGCGAGGTGGCACGCCTTGTACTTCTTGCCCGATCCGCACCAGCATCGGTCGTTGCGACCGAGCACGGGAATCGCCTGCTGCTCAGGCCCGAGAACAAGTCGTTTGAGACTTCTACGAAGATTCATGCTGCCATCTCCTCTGCGGACGGGATGCCGCGTAAAGCGCCGGAAGTTTATCAGAAAGGGCGAATTCGGTCAATTGGCTACAGATTCGGCCACATGGGGGAAAGGACGCAGATTGAGCGTCTGCGCGATCCGGATTGCGACCTCGGTGTTGTCGATGACTCCGACGAACGCCCCGGCTCCCGGGCCGAAGGCGAAGAGCGGCACCCACTCCAAGGTGTGCTCTCTGGTCGACCAACGGACGGTGGCGGCTCCATCGTCGTAATCTCCGTCGACCAGCGAAAGGCCGCCCGTGTCATGATCCGCGGTCACCAACACGAGAGTATCGCCTCGCGCGGAAACCAGAGCGAGGACTTCGCCGACCGCCTCATCCAGCTCTCGCATCCCTGCCATCGTCTTCTCGATGTCGTTTTCGTGGGCTGTCCCGTCGATCACCTCGGACTCGATGAGGAGCAGGAATCGATTCCCCTTCTGGAGCAACAGCTCGACGACGTGGCGTGCGCTGACGTCCAGTGGCGGTCCGTGCTGCTCGGCATAGCCGGTGCGGGGAGGAAACAGGGCCAGGATGGGAAGAGGCGCCGAGATCAAGGCGTCGGAATTGCGGACAACGTGGTAGCCACGCGCCGCACCCAGCTCTTCCGCGCGCGATTCCATCTCGCTATATCGCCGGTTGCGCTTCGCCTTGTCGTTGTTGGACCAGTCGCCGCCGATCAGTACGGATGTTCCAGAGTCGAGCATCTGTTCGAGAATCTGGTCGTGGTGGTCGCGATCGGGGACGTGGGCAGAAAAACAGGCCGGTGTGGCGTCGACCAGACCGGAAGTCGTGATCACACCGGTTGTCAGACCCTGATTTTGCGCCGCCTCGAAGAGAGAAACGGGAACCGAACCGTCCGGAAGTACGCTGACGATCTTCTTGTCGGTCTTGAAACCGGTCGCGAGGGCCGTACCGGAGGCGGCCGAGTCAGTGACGAGGGTGTTGGCCGCCCAGGTCCTGACGAGGCCGATGAACGATGTTTCCATCATGTTGAGAACGCTGCCGGGCCGATCGAGAAGGGTAGACGCTGCGCTGACGGTACCGACCCCCATGCCGTCACCGATGAAAATAACGACATTGCTGACCTGGGGAGCGTCGCTGTCTACCGCGGGCAGCGACGATCGATGCGGACGGAGAATCGAACTCGACGGCGCCTCGAGAGGATACGAGATGCCTTTCTGGGTGCGTAGTACGAGATCGCCGAAGGCTATGTCACCGTTGCCAAACCGCGAGTAGAAGAGAAGTGCGATGGCCAGCATGCCGAGAGTGATCGATGCGTGGAGCAGAAACCGGCCGGGTCGTGAACTCATATTGCCTCCAGGCTGGGATGGTAGCCTCGCCGAACGCGTCATGCGAGGAATATCCCGGCACGAAAAACGGTATTATGTGGTGCGAATCGACGGTCCTGGACGTCGATCGCCAATGGAGGAAATCGAATGTACTTCGATCCGATGTACTTTCTGTTCATCTTGCCTGCGTTTGTCTTCTCGCTCTGGGCGAGCTGGCGCACTAAGGCCAATTTCAAGACCTATTCCAAGGTGCCGGTGTCGTCCGGCATGAGCGGCGCAGAGGCGGCCGAGAGAGT includes these proteins:
- a CDS encoding iron-sulfur cluster assembly accessory protein, producing the protein MITFTDTAQKKVREYMDMSEAASLGVRVVAHRFGRHQFRYELALVAEGESSENDVVVDVGEFKVFIDPQSAEFLDGTSVDFVSDTTGTGFMFTNPQAEVHWDDPLAQKVQKVIDERIAPSLAGHGGWVELLKVDGETATIQFGGGCQGCGMSQVTLKDGIEAAILQEVPEIKQVLDDTDHESGANPYYSR
- a CDS encoding serine acetyltransferase, whose amino-acid sequence is MQDQADSLATPLKKTFSGHPLPSRGEVEKMVELLQSVIFPGYIGNRDVTEESLGYHMGSNLHQASLIMVDEIHRGLCFACQLGESDRSPAACLERARRTTVAFLRELPEIRRRLALDAVAAYEGDPAASSPSEAIFCYPGVLALTCHRIAHILYSSGVPLIPRIIAEHAHSKTGIDIHPGAHIGEKIFIDHGTGVVIGETAIIGDRVRIYQGVTLGAKSFPLDEDGNPIKGIDRHPIIKDDVTIYSGATILGRVTIGKGAVIGGNVWLTRDVPPGATISQSRPKTEIFENGGGI
- a CDS encoding alkaline phosphatase, with the translated sequence MSSRPGRFLLHASITLGMLAIALLFYSRFGNGDIAFGDLVLRTQKGISYPLEAPSSSILRPHRSSLPAVDSDAPQVSNVVIFIGDGMGVGTVSAASTLLDRPGSVLNMMETSFIGLVRTWAANTLVTDSAASGTALATGFKTDKKIVSVLPDGSVPVSLFEAAQNQGLTTGVITTSGLVDATPACFSAHVPDRDHHDQILEQMLDSGTSVLIGGDWSNNDKAKRNRRYSEMESRAEELGAARGYHVVRNSDALISAPLPILALFPPRTGYAEQHGPPLDVSARHVVELLLQKGNRFLLLIESEVIDGTAHENDIEKTMAGMRELDEAVGEVLALVSARGDTLVLVTADHDTGGLSLVDGDYDDGAATVRWSTREHTLEWVPLFAFGPGAGAFVGVIDNTEVAIRIAQTLNLRPFPHVAESVAN